In Anopheles gambiae chromosome 2, idAnoGambNW_F1_1, whole genome shotgun sequence, a single window of DNA contains:
- the LOC1277131 gene encoding SURF1-like protein, which translates to MLKTILSTHILPTVRHHSCGGLRHPAKLYHHPVPQRCVHTRTKPRISPPPKLKSSSTDSTAGISPFGWGLLIIPATTFGLGCWQVYRKQWKEGLIDELERKIHMSPVPIPDDLTALNEMEYQTVTVRGQFLHDQEFHLGPRACIQHGDSHTAGGLFSQKEASIGFLVITPFKLEGRDDKILINRGWVPKRYLDPATRPEGQVTGTVELQGVVRLPENRPQFTPKQRGAIFMYRDVERMAAISGSEPYYLDATVASTVPHGPVGGQTRVTLRNEHLSYIVTWFSLSGFTTWLWFRQIVRGKSF; encoded by the exons ATGCTAAAAACAATACTTTCCACACACATTCTGCCAACGGTGAGGCACCACAGCTGCGGGGGATTAAGGCATCCGGCCAAGCTGTACCATCATCCGGTGCCCCAACGAtgcgtacacacacgcacgaagcCACGTATTTCACCACCGCCGAAGCTGAAATCGTCCTCCACGGACAGCACCGCCGGCATCAGCCCGTTCGGTTGGGGTCTATTG ATCATTCCCGCCACTACGTTCGGGCTCGGCTGCTGGCAGGTGTATCGAAAGCAATGGAAAGAGGGCTTGATCGACGAGCTGGAGCGCAAAATCCACATGTCCCCGGTACCGATCCCGGACGA TCTTACCGCTCTGAACGAAATGGAGTACCAAACGGTTACGGTACGCGGCCAATTCCTGCACGATCAGGAGTTTCATCTAGGGCCGCGGGCCTGCATCCAGCACGGTGATAGCCACACGGCCGGTGGCCTTTTCTCGCAAAAAGAAGCATCGATTGGCTTCCTCGTTATTACGCCCTTTAAGCTCGAAGGACGAGA CGATAAAATCCTAATCAACCGTGGTTGGGTACCGAAACGATACCTCGATCCTGCGACGCGCCCGGAAGGTCAGGTGACCGGTACGGTCGAACTGCAGGGTGTTGTGAGGCTGCCCGAAAATCGACCCCAATTTACGCCGAAACAGCGCGGCGCCATCTTCATGTACCGCGATGTGGAACGGATGGCGGCAATTAGCGGGTCGGAGCCGTACTACCTCGACGCGACGGTAGCCAGCACCGTGCCGCACGGACCGGTAGGTGGGCAGACGCGGGTAACGCTTCGAAATGAGCATCTTTCCTACATCGTGACGTGGTTCAGCTTGTCCGGCTTTACCACCTGGCTGTGGTTCCGGCAGATCGTTCGGGGCAAATCGTTCTAG
- the LOC1277134 gene encoding intraflagellar transport protein 122 homolog, which translates to MRAIPKWVEKIHDSSDKSDVASIHSLCYHPEGLQLVVAAGDKVLVYDPIDGNLINSLKGHKDTVYCVAYARDGKKFASGSADKTVIIWTQKLEGLLKYSHNDSIQCLAFNPISHQLASCAVSDFSFWSSEQKAVQKYKSVARINACAWTNDGQYIALGLANGTISIRNKAGEEKIKIERPGGPNSPIFGLAWNPPATSGSSDILCVIDWAQTLSFYSLGGQMIGKERNFAFDPLCLTFFPNGEFLIVAGCNKALQLFTRDGIRLGLLGEQHESWIWSAAVHPAGNCVVVGCQDGTLGCYTLAFNTVHALYRERYAFRENMCDVIIQHLVSGQKVRIKCRDLVHKIAIYRNRLAVQLPERVVLYELSSAENQPMHYKVKEKIAKKFDCSLLVVCAQHLVLCQEKKLQSLDFNGVLQREWMMDSFIRYIKVTGGPAGREGLLLGLKSGQVWRIFLDNSLPILVTTVLSSVRCLDLNASRTKLAVVDDAGRLVVRDLIADTMLYQDTSVNSVAWNTHLESMLCYSHTTGGLSVRVGSLPPRSPQTMLGVVVGLCGATAFCLRGNVMSNVPLALGATMWQFVEAGLFEDAYQVACLGVPMSDWEGLAQAALDALNYQVARDAYVKVRNLPWLELIGDLKERQKRGETSKEVLLADTYAFAGKYKEASRLYQKSGNNSKALAMYSDLRMFDLAQEFLKEGSAADRKELIRRRAEWACSVHEPRAAAELLLSAGEPERAIEIVAEQGWADVLLDIGRRLAASERVPLELIASHLRRLKALPLAAEIYRKLGEEEQVVQLHVEARDWPEAFRLAEHLPKVLPSIHFQHAQWLAESDQFISAHEAYILAGKPHEATKLLRNLVECAVSEERYLDAGYYTWLRAKQALKLLEGDEASLDGNEAGAGEYRALLKLSSIYYAYNTINAYLKEPFTSSPPLTLFNTSRFVVNQINGAMPPKGISLFAVYYTLSKQAKVLGANKLHLQINNKLQSLKIPAGIQEQVDISYISSRACPGGFNDPEELLPMCYKCSNYSPHLHGNRCPNCQQEYVFSYVSFEILPLAEFAPEAGISELDAERLLLAPPKSAAYDQQDQFIQEDIIDTYPSTLDREALRAIDPREVIIVRGPAPLATRYYRNLLPELQITVCSECNQVFHSEDFELQFLQKGYCPFCRSTDETLMN; encoded by the exons ATGCGCGCCATACCGAAATGGGTTGAGAAGATCCACGATTCGAGCGACAAAAGTGACGTCGCTAG CATCCACTCGCTATGCTACCATCCGGAGGGTCTGCAGTTGGTGGTGGCCGCCGGCGACAAGGTGCTCGTGTACGATCCGATCGACGGCAATCTGATCAACTCGCTCAAGGGCCACAAGGACACGGTGTACTGTGTGGCGTACGCGCGCGACGGCAAAAAGTTTGCGTCGGGCAGTGCGGACAAAACCGTCATCATCTGGACGCAGAAGCTGGAAGGGCTGCTGAAGTATTC CCACAACGATTCGATTCAATGTTTAGCGTTCAACCCAATCTCGCACCAGCTGGCCTCGTGTGCGGTGTCGGATTTTTCCTTCTGGTCGTCCGAGCAGAAAGCGGTCCAGAAGTACAAGTCGGTCGCGCGCATCAACGCGTGCGCCTGGACGAACGATGGGCAGTACATTGCGCTCGGGCTGGCAAACGGTACGATCTCGATACGCAACAAGGCCGGCGAGGAGAAGATCAAGATCGAGCGGCCGGGCGGCCCGAACAGCCCCATCTTTGGGCTGGCCTGGAACCCGCCCGCAACGTCCGGCTCGTCCGACATACTGTGCGTGATCGATTGGGCCCAGACGCTGTCGTTCTACTCGCTCGGCGGGCAGATGATTGGGAAGGAGCGAAACTTTGCGTTTGATCCGCTGTGCCTGACGTTTTTCCCGAACGGCGAGTTTCTGATCGTGGCCGGCTGCAACAAGGCGCTGCAGCTGTTTACGAGGGATGGCATCCGGTTGGGGCTGCTGGGCGAGCAGCACGAATCGTGGATCTGGAGCGCGGCCGTACATCCGGCAGGAAACTGTGTG gtCGTCGGCTGTCAGGACGGGACGCTCGGCTGCTACACGCTCGCGTTCAACACCGTGCACGCGCTGTACCGCGAGCGGTACGCGTTCCGGGAGAACATGTGCGACGTGATCATACAGCATCTCGTGTCCGGCCAGAAGGTGCGCATCAAGTGCCGCGATCTGGTGCACAAGATCGCCATCTACCGGAACCGGCTGGCGGTGCAGCTGCCCGAGCGGGTCGTACTGTACGAGCTGAGCTCGGCCGAAAACCAGCCGATGCACTACAAGGTGAAGGAAAAGATTGCGAAAAAGTTTGACTGCAGTCTGCTGGTCGTGTGCGCGCAGCATTTGGTGCTGTGCCAGGAGAAGAAGCTGCAAAGCCTCGATTTTAACGGGGTGCTGCAGCGCGAATGGATGATGGATAGCTTCATACGCTACATTAAGGTTACCGGTGGGCCGGCTGGGCGCGAGGGCTTGCTGTTGGGGCTGAAGAGTGGCCAGGTTTGGCGCATCTTTCTCGACAACTCACTGCCGATACTGGTCACGACGGTGCTTTCGTCGGTGCGCTGTTTGGATTTGAATGCATCGCGCACCAAGCTGGCCGTGGTGGACGATGCGGGACGGTTGGTGGTGCGTGATCTGATCGCCGACACGATGCTGTACCAGGACACAAGCGTTAATTCGGTCGCGTGGAACACGCATCTCGAGTCGATGCTGTGCTATTCCCACACAACTGGTGGGCTGAGCGTGCGGGTCGGTTCGTTGCCACCGCGCAGCCCTCAGACGATGCTGGGCGTGGTGGTGGGTTTGTGTGGTGCGACCGCCTTCTGTCTGCGGGGCAACGTAATGAGCAATGTACCGCTTGCGCTCGGCGCTACGATGTGGCAGTTCGTCGAGGCGGGTTTGTTTGA GGACGCTTATCAAGTGGCCTGTCTGGGTGTGCCGATGTCCGATTGGGAAGGACTCGCCCAAGCCGCCCTGGATGCGCTCAACTATCAGGTGGCGCGCGATGCTTACGTGAAGGTTCGCAACCTGCCCTGGCTCGAGCTGATCGGCGACTTGAAGGAGCGTCAAAAACGCGGCGAAACGTCCAAAGAGGTCCTGCTGGCGGATACGTACGCGTTCGCCGGGAAGTACAAGGAGGCGTCCCGGCTGTACCAGAAATcgggcaacaacagcaaagccCTCGCAATGTACAGCGATCTGCGTATGTTCGATCTTGCGCAAGAGTTCCTCAAGGAGGGCAGTGCCGCCGATCGGAAGGAATTGATCCGGCGGCGGGCAGAATGGGCCTGCTCGGTGCACGAGCCGCGGGCCGCCGCCGAGCTACTGCTGTCGGCCGGCGAACCGGAACGGGCGATCGAAATCGTGGCCGAGCAGGGATGGGCCGATGTGCTGCTCGACATTGGCAGGCGGCTGGCAGCGTCGGAAAGGGTGCCGCTGGAGCTGATCGCTAGCCACCTGCGGCGGCTGAAAGCGCTCCCGCTGGCGGCGGAAATCTATCGCAAGCTGGGCGAGGAGGAGCAGGTGGTGCAGCTGCACGTGGAGGCGCGCGACTGGCCGGAAGCGTTCCGTTTGGCGGAGCATTTGCCAAAGGTGCTGCCGTCGATTCACTTTCAGCACGCGCAGTGGCTGGCTGAGTCGGACCAGTTCATATCGGCCCACGAAGCGTACATACTGGCGGGCAAGCCGCACGAAGCTACCAAGCTACTGCGGAATCTGGTAGAATGTGCCGTGTCGGAGGAACGGTACCTGGACGCGGGCTACTACACGTGGCTGAGAGCGAAGCAAGCGCTGAAGTTGCTGGAAGGCGACGAGGCGTCACTGGATGGGAATGAGGCCGGGGCGGGCGAGTATCGCGCGCTGCTGAAGCTTTCGTCGATCTATTACGCTTACAATACGATCAACGCGTACCTAAAGGAACCGTTCACAAGCAGCCCACCGCTTACCCTGTTCAATACGAGCCGGTTTGTGGTGAATCAAATCAACGGGGCGATGCCGCCGAAGGGAATCAGTTTGTT TGCCGTTTACTACACCCTCTCGAAGCAGGCGAAAGTGCTCGGCGCGAACAAGCTGCACCTGCAGATCAACAACAAGCTGCAGTCGCTGAAGATACCGGCCGGCATACAGGAGCAGGTCGACATTAGCTACATCAGCAGCCGGGCCTGTCCGGGTGGATTTAACGACCCGGAAGAGCTGCTGCCGATGTGCTACAAGTGTTCGAACTATAGCCCCCATCTGCACGGCAATCGGTGCCCCAACTGTCAGCAGGAGTACGTGTTTTCGTACGTTTCTTTCGAGATTTTACCGCTGGCGGAGTTTGCACCGGAGGCGGGCATTAGCGAGCTGGACGCGGAACGGTTGCTGTTGGCTCCACCGAAGAGCGCTGCGTACGATCAGCAGGATCAGTTCATTCAGGAG GACATTATCGACACCTATCCGTCAACGCTCGACCGTGAGGCGCTGCGTGCGATCGACCCGCGTGAGGTGATCATCGTACGTGGGCCAGCTCCGTTAGCGACGCGATACTATCGCAACCTGCTGCCGGAGCTGCAAATTACCGTCTGTTCGGAATGCAATCAAGTGTTTCACTCGGAAGATTTTGAGCTCCAGTTTCTGCAGAAAGGCTACTGTCCATTCTGTCGCTCGACGGACGAAACTCTGATGAATTGA
- the LOC3290194 gene encoding GATA zinc finger domain-containing protein 10 — MQKKIIQQQLPQVRKVFTTTTAQQHHSQQPQHQQQQLNAVKKINSLLQSGSVSVTGIPSGQQQQRIIHKKPLTPVTVSSASNNSFAGRPPHKCYICGENAGANATLISEASTTTTQTEYVVKLAKVIGSDYSVVLTVEDVICRRCIMLLNQYDKLESELDTLRGTLLGFIHKKNNIPDDADASGMLGSPPSKMPKLTPISSAGSGGTVSTPIGNVMYKVASGGQQQVGENFLSTSGSDLNTSNTSDVEAQLTSMFEKGSTTSPGTSGQQQQQPVKQHIVVTTNNGGMVGAENATGGTTTTTVGGLAANRKGTKMYKCIPCGFKTTDLSQFQPHYATCPPRLAGLAAQNANSPNATANTTTTTTTTTTTGYRCKLCKLVFANVALLKQHSLQEHQQQMQQSQQKTIVTTTTASSAATGGAVTQQDHHHQQGSTGGSTVYSCTVCNTYKTTDKQAYDDHLRKHIKLKPFKCRVCLMRFETREQASIHAKQHQPDYFKCGICNVTFNKREQLMSHLEVHESAKKPVKQPAQQQQQQQQQQQQQEQLQQQQQQQQQLATVTDSSTQKLLQASIDEALRGTISESMGDSNVIQFYTCNSCSLTFLSEPLYTQHIKTHTAGTAAAAAPAAIASGVEQQLQAHQGHQSQQLMQLNSGTGGVRKSIATSAAVVNNASSTDGTSRMITTTSGSSSNTTTANSGSNAGSNTITDGDLESIFERMHSESKGSDSRTSTTTTTTTESNNVIITNQDGSTGNITFNITLPQQEDGTYEQQQQQQQEQQQSVGIDMPTLDQGDDQHQKEEQQQQQQHMQSMPVSMPSLDDDGEQSQNSQNSNTENVPMELEDMQGGEGQQINLILNDGQVLQLDNHILTTDAEGNQILVQGTDSEQIQQLLQSVGVVMQGGEGLGEGETLQMISGDGNNQMILVQGADGQEQLIDASLLNADGNIVIQQSQEGELNAEGTHITTEDGLQIPVSVAFTTAGGEAGHEGQLTVSVADGGEQQLQLHLQQAAEGEDGQQQQHHHHHHHHHGGDGGGGDHQQQGAILTESGQIILQAKEHDEEATMKEENGSAIASEDVTAAAAADGGGQTNGGGAETTNGSNGTTVTTTTTATSGTAGTNVVTSSNAGDDQMFNFDELIQPQIVIKQQQVK, encoded by the exons atgcagaagaaaataatacaGCAGCAGTTACCGCAAGTGCGGAAG GTCTTCACGACCACCACGGCCCAGCAGCACCATAgccagcagccgcagcatcagcagcagcagctgaacgCGGTGAAAAAGATCAACAGCCTGCTGCAGAGCGGCTCGGTCAGCGTGACGGGCATTCCGtccggccagcagcagcagcgcatcaTACACAAGAAACCCCTCACCCCGGTCACGGTGTCGAGCGCGAGCAACAACAGTTTCGCGGGCAGACCACCGCACAAATGCTACATCTGCGGGGAGAATGCGGGCGCAAACGCGACCCTCATCTCGGAAGCGTCCACCACGACCACGCAAACCGAGTACGTGGTCAAGCTGGCGAAGGTGATCGGCTCGGACTACTCGGTCGTGCTGACGGTGGAGGACGTGATCTGTCGCCGGTGCATCATGCTGCTGAACCAGTACGACAAGCTCGAGTCGGAGCTGGACACGCTGCGCGGCACGCTGCTCGGCTTCATTCACAAAAAGAACAACATCCCGGACGATGCGGATGCGTCCGGCATGCTCGGTTCGCCGCCGTCCAAGATGCCGAAGCTGACGCCCATCAGCTCGGCCGGTAGCGGCGGCACGGTGTCCACACCGATCGGTAACGTGATGTACAAGGTGGCTAGCGgcgggcagcagcaggtggGCGAAAACTTCCTGTCCACGTCCGGGTCAGATCTGAACACCAGCAATACCTCCGACGTGGAAGCGCAGCTGACGAGCATGTTCGAGAAGGGCTCGACGACATCGCCCGGCACAtccggccagcagcagcagcagcccgtcaAGCAGCACATCGTCGTGACCACGAACAATGGTGGCATGGTGGGGGCAGAAAACGCAACGGgaggcaccaccaccaccaccgttggtGGGCTGGCCGCGAACCGGAAGGGCACCAAGATGTACAAGTGCATACCGTGCGGATTCAAGACGACCGACCTGTCCCAGTTCCAGCCCCATTACGCGACCTGCCCGCCACGGCTCGCCGGGCTCGCCGCGCAGAACGCGAACAGTCCGAACGCGaccgccaacaccaccaccaccaccaccaccactaccacgaCCGGGTACCGGTGCAAGCTGTGCAAGCTTGTGTTTGCCAACGTCGCCTTGCTGAAGCAGCACAGCCTGCAggagcatcagcagcagatgCAGCAGTCCCAGCAGAAGACGatcgtcaccaccaccaccgcgtcGTCGGCGGCGACGGGCGGTGCCGTGACGCAAcaggaccaccaccaccagcagggCTCAACCGGCGGCAGCACCGTCTACTCCTGCACGGTGTGCAACACGTACAAGACGACGGACAAGCAGGCGTACGACGACCATCTGCGGAAGCACATCAAGCTAAAGCCGTTCAAGTGTCGCGTCTGCCTGATGCGCTTCGAAACCCGCGAGCAGGCGTCGATCCACGCGAAACAGCACCAGCCGGACTATTTTAAGTGCGGCATCTGCAACGTAACGTTCAACAAGCGCGAGCAGCTCATGAGTCATCTGGAGGTGCATGAGTCGGCCAAGAAGCCGGTGAAACAGccggcccagcagcagcagcagcaacagcagcaacagcaacagcaggagcaactgcaacaacagcagcaacagcaacaacagctcgCGACCGTAACCGATTCCTCCACGCAGAAGCTGCTCCAGGCGTCGATCGACGAAGCGCTGCGGGGCACGATCAGCGAATCGATGGGCGACTCGAACGTCATCCAGTTCTACACCTGCAACTCCTGCTCACTCACATTCCTGAGCGAACCGCTGTACACGCAGCACATCAAGACGCACACGGCGGGCactgcagcggcagcagcaccggccgCGATAGCTTCGGGcgtcgagcagcagctgcaagcGCACCAGGGCCACCAGTCGCAGCAGCTAATGCAGCTGAACAGTGGCACGGGAGGCGTGCGGAAATCGATTGCCACTTCCGCCGCCGTCGTGAACAATGCGTCCTCGACGGATGGCACTAGCAGGATGATCACGACGacgagcggcagcagcagcaacaccaccaccgctaaCAGTGGGTCAAACGCTGGCTCGAACACAATTACCGACGGCGATCTCGAGAGCATCTTCGAGCGGATGCACTCCGAATCGAAGGGATCCGATTCGCGCacgtcgacgacgacgaccacgacgacggaGAGCAACAACGTGATCATAACGAATCAGGACGGTTCGACCGGAAACATTACGTTTAACATTACGCTACCCCAGCAGGAAGATGGAAcgtacgagcagcagcagcagcaacagcag GAACAGCAACAGTCCGTAGGCATCGATATGCCAACGCTCGACCAAGGAGACGATCAGCACCAGAaggaagagcagcagcaacagcagcaacacatgCAAAGCATGCCCGTCAGCATGCCCAGCCTGGACGATGACGGCGAGCAGTCGCAGAACAGCCAAAACTCCAACACGGAGAACGTGCCGATGGAGCTGGAGGACATGCAGGGCGGCGAGGGCCAGCAGATCAACCTGATCCTGAACGATGGGCAGGTGCTGCAGCTGGACAATCACATCCTGACGACGGACGCGGAGGGCAACCAGATACTGGTGCAGGGCACGGACTCGGAACAGatccagcagctgctgcagagCGTCGGCGTGGTGATGCAGGGCGGCGAGGGACTGGGCGAGGGCGAAACGCTGCAGATGATTAGCGGCGACGGCAACAACCAGATGATACTGGTGCAGGGGGCCGACGGGCAGGAGCAGCTGATCGACGCGTCGCTGCTGAACGCGGACGGCAACATCGTCATCCAGCAGTCGCAGGAGGGCGAGCTGAACGCGGAGGGTACCCACATTACGACCGAGGACGGGCTGCAGATCCCCGTCTCGGTCGCGTTCACCACGGCCGGCGGTGAGGCGGGCCACGAGGGCCAGCTGACCGTGTCGGTGGCGGACGGTggcgagcagcagctgcagctgcacctGCAGCAAGCGGCCGAAGGAGAGgatgggcagcagcagcagcatcaccatcatcaccaccatcaccacggtggggatggcggcggtggtgaccatcagcagcagggaGCGATCCTTACCGAGAGTGGACAGATCATCCTGCAGGCGAAGGAACACGACGAGGAGGCAACCATGAAGGAGGAGAACGGTTCGGCCATCGCCAGTGAGGACgtgacggcggcggcggccgcggACGGCGGTGGCCAGACGAATGGTGGGGGCGCGGAAACGACGAACGGCTCGAACGGCACGACCGtcaccacgacgacgacagctACCTCCGGGACGGCGGGTACGAACGTCGTAACGTCCTCCAATGCCGGTGACGATCAGATGTTCAACTTTGACGAGCTGATCCAGCCGCAGATCGTcatcaagcagcagcaggttaaATAG